From a region of the Leptospira montravelensis genome:
- a CDS encoding alkaline phosphatase family protein, with amino-acid sequence MIHQKYIKRNIVVIVGLFLVLFNCGWEKDYKRAAYLSMQPDTDLILAPYPFYIFDREARDAITLSHYSKEEIKNILEDHDLSWDDLKNQWQLDVEDEHFSKEVNYTSHYTQYFYDTEIPIWIYGPKWIRTGQYSDEINQQHIPSIYGKILDFKFKNSIDVSYLNKVFQNQNGKPEIIVTVVVDQGGRQLYKAHKGAYPFLEDFKNKTAYFKKAKVAHLESHTAVGHMAIGTGAFPKDSKIFSNEIYSYADGKVLHRPVYQGKNKDWDLSEMQVPSFADEWDLFKNNEPVIVSQCYAARAAVGMGGHGKQFTLIKKGSETVSPDNDYVYWQDVKNLSWSTYNDAFLVPKTVQKYNLFKFYLDLKKEISTHFEAKDPIDLIAKIHHFQGSEFQAKMDGALFRDTLTETIINTKKDKDGITDLAYVTLKATDAVGHLYGWESKEAEQVLKATDKEIETIFEFLKTNYGDNFIMVVTADHGAAPMPEISNGLFLSHEKFFESLNELLPGSERTKRSLVKWVAHSQLALDRDLMKTYQISEEAIIQKILSIQVKDRQFFRKVWKREEIPNLSL; translated from the coding sequence GTGATACACCAAAAATATATAAAACGAAATATTGTAGTCATAGTTGGTTTGTTTTTGGTACTTTTTAATTGTGGTTGGGAAAAAGATTATAAACGTGCTGCTTATCTTTCCATGCAGCCTGATACCGATTTAATATTAGCACCATATCCATTTTATATTTTTGATAGAGAAGCAAGGGATGCAATCACTCTTTCCCATTATTCAAAGGAGGAAATTAAAAATATCTTAGAAGACCATGATTTGTCCTGGGATGATTTAAAAAACCAATGGCAATTAGATGTGGAAGACGAACATTTTTCGAAAGAAGTCAATTACACTTCACACTATACACAATATTTTTATGATACAGAAATTCCCATTTGGATCTATGGACCAAAATGGATTCGTACAGGTCAATATTCCGATGAAATCAACCAACAACATATCCCTTCCATTTACGGAAAAATTTTAGACTTTAAGTTTAAAAATTCCATTGATGTATCCTATTTAAATAAAGTTTTCCAAAACCAGAATGGAAAACCCGAAATCATCGTCACTGTAGTTGTAGACCAAGGAGGACGACAACTTTACAAAGCACACAAAGGTGCTTATCCTTTCTTAGAAGATTTCAAAAACAAAACAGCTTATTTTAAAAAAGCAAAAGTTGCCCATTTAGAATCACATACAGCCGTCGGACATATGGCCATTGGAACCGGTGCGTTTCCAAAAGACTCAAAAATCTTCTCTAATGAAATCTATTCTTATGCCGACGGAAAAGTCCTCCATAGACCAGTTTACCAAGGAAAAAACAAAGATTGGGATTTGAGTGAGATGCAAGTTCCGAGTTTTGCCGATGAATGGGATCTTTTTAAGAACAATGAACCGGTCATCGTAAGTCAGTGTTATGCGGCAAGAGCAGCAGTTGGTATGGGCGGACATGGAAAACAGTTCACACTAATAAAAAAAGGATCTGAAACCGTTTCTCCAGATAATGATTATGTGTATTGGCAAGATGTAAAAAATCTATCCTGGTCAACATATAACGACGCCTTCCTTGTTCCTAAAACTGTACAAAAGTACAATCTGTTCAAATTCTATTTGGATCTTAAAAAAGAGATTTCTACGCATTTTGAGGCTAAAGATCCAATCGACTTAATCGCAAAAATCCATCATTTCCAAGGATCAGAATTTCAAGCTAAGATGGATGGCGCCCTTTTTCGTGATACGCTTACTGAAACGATCATCAATACGAAAAAAGATAAAGATGGAATCACTGATCTTGCCTATGTAACTTTAAAGGCTACTGATGCGGTGGGTCATTTGTATGGATGGGAATCTAAAGAAGCGGAACAAGTTTTAAAAGCTACGGATAAAGAAATCGAAACCATCTTTGAATTTCTAAAAACCAATTACGGTGATAACTTTATTATGGTGGTAACGGCTGATCATGGTGCAGCCCCAATGCCAGAAATTTCCAATGGACTTTTTTTAAGCCATGAAAAGTTTTTTGAATCGCTGAATGAACTATTGCCAGGATCAGAAAGAACTAAACGTTCTCTTGTGAAATGGGTTGCTCATTCTCAATTAGCTTTGGACCGTGATTTGATGAAAACATATCAAATCAGCGAAGAGGCTATCATCCAAAAAATTTTGTCGATTCAAGTGAAAGATAGGCAGTTTTTCAGAAAGGTTTGGAAACGAGAAGAAATTCCGAATCTATCGTTATAA
- a CDS encoding Maf family protein has product MFILKSTSPRRIQILTDLGFSFQVKPANIDEMQIPGEVPLVYLERMVHSKLGDQADKNNLYLAADTIVVFENGILHKPVDVEDAVRILKTLSGKKHSVFSGAGLRFGTKFDFFYEETKILFKDWKEAEIRDYILRCQPFDKAGSYGIQDENGPVLERVGSYTNVMGFPLRSFFALSSVWLPFWKRSITRIS; this is encoded by the coding sequence TTGTTTATACTCAAATCGACATCACCAAGAAGGATCCAAATACTCACCGATCTTGGATTTTCATTCCAAGTGAAACCAGCAAACATTGATGAAATGCAAATTCCTGGAGAAGTCCCTTTAGTTTATTTAGAACGAATGGTTCACTCTAAATTGGGAGATCAAGCTGATAAAAACAACTTATACCTAGCAGCCGATACCATTGTTGTATTTGAAAATGGAATTTTACACAAACCGGTCGACGTGGAAGATGCGGTTCGCATACTCAAAACCCTGTCTGGCAAAAAACATTCAGTCTTTTCTGGAGCAGGTTTACGGTTTGGAACAAAGTTTGATTTCTTTTATGAAGAAACAAAAATCTTATTTAAGGACTGGAAGGAAGCTGAGATTCGGGATTATATTTTGCGATGCCAACCATTTGACAAAGCTGGATCTTATGGAATCCAGGATGAAAATGGGCCGGTATTAGAACGAGTTGGTTCCTATACCAATGTGATGGGATTTCCCCTCCGAAGTTTTTTTGCACTTTCTTCGGTTTGGTTGCCTTTCTGGAAAAGGTCTATTACGCGTATAAGTTAA
- a CDS encoding L-threonylcarbamoyladenylate synthase encodes MILYLHPENPEIRKLKQISDRLKDGAVFIFPTDTVYAIIADAHSKFGVEKIYAIRKLPKDKPLSLMCKDISMASNFIEYLPNSAYRLMKRVTPGPYTFVLKANKNLPKPSVAHHKDKQIGIRIPDHIYLSELLKIHDSPLTSTSAFCDDEFIIDIDDLESIYGNQVDGIVDGGIVKTELSTILQINDDSIELIREGKGYDLIAGEISG; translated from the coding sequence ATGATCCTTTATCTCCATCCAGAAAATCCCGAAATCAGAAAACTTAAACAAATTTCGGACAGGTTGAAGGATGGAGCCGTATTTATATTTCCAACTGACACTGTTTATGCGATTATTGCCGATGCTCATTCTAAGTTTGGAGTAGAAAAAATATACGCAATTCGTAAGTTACCCAAAGACAAACCACTTTCTCTTATGTGTAAAGACATATCAATGGCTTCTAATTTCATTGAGTATTTACCAAATTCAGCTTACAGACTGATGAAACGGGTGACACCCGGTCCCTATACATTTGTTTTGAAGGCCAATAAAAATCTTCCAAAACCTTCGGTAGCTCACCATAAGGACAAACAAATTGGCATTCGTATTCCCGACCATATCTACTTAAGTGAACTATTAAAAATACATGATTCTCCGCTTACTTCTACTTCTGCCTTTTGTGATGATGAGTTCATCATCGATATAGATGATTTAGAATCTATTTATGGAAACCAAGTGGATGGGATTGTGGATGGTGGGATAGTCAAAACGGAACTTTCCACTATTTTACAAATCAATGATGATTCGATCGAATTGATTCGTGAAGGAAAAGGTTATGATCTGATAGCCGGAGAAATCTCTGGTTAA
- a CDS encoding CapA family protein, translating into MTTIFRFIYFWCITVSFLSCYTLPDVYFTRQVRIKVVGDLMCHNSQISTYYSPKTKQYDSTTSFEYVSNSLQDADLTLGNLETTIATDPNEFTGYPRFGSPIGYLKGIQNVGFDILSTANNHSADKGAFGIDHTIESVKQMGMVPIGTFKSNSDYIDRKDFFIEVNGIKIAIYNYTYSTNGIPVKNDRIVRLLNEKQIQEDVAFAKENGIHFVVLWYHYGIEYEEKPDKSQTKWVEIGLEAGADIIIGGHPHVVQKIDQFQEEKSWEDRLVAYSLGNFLSAQNRENTDGGIILSFELEINSQNQKRIKNVITEPVWVYSHGYKIIPILKYTRNEIPLKLPKHLEKRMFGYEAHLKKIPGIIF; encoded by the coding sequence ATGACTACAATATTTCGTTTTATATATTTTTGGTGTATCACTGTTTCCTTCCTATCTTGTTACACTCTACCTGATGTTTACTTTACTAGGCAAGTGCGAATTAAAGTTGTTGGTGATCTCATGTGTCATAACTCACAGATCTCAACCTATTATTCTCCAAAAACAAAACAATATGATTCCACTACTAGTTTCGAATACGTTTCAAATTCATTACAAGATGCAGATTTAACATTAGGAAATTTAGAAACTACGATTGCAACTGATCCGAATGAATTTACAGGTTATCCTAGATTTGGATCTCCTATCGGTTATCTAAAGGGGATACAAAATGTTGGATTTGATATTTTATCCACAGCTAACAATCATTCTGCTGATAAAGGTGCTTTTGGAATTGATCATACAATTGAATCTGTTAAACAAATGGGAATGGTTCCGATTGGAACTTTTAAATCCAATTCTGATTACATAGATAGAAAGGACTTTTTTATCGAGGTCAATGGAATCAAAATTGCGATTTATAATTATACATATTCCACAAATGGAATTCCTGTTAAAAATGACCGAATTGTTCGATTACTAAATGAAAAACAGATTCAGGAAGATGTGGCTTTTGCCAAGGAGAATGGAATCCATTTTGTGGTCCTTTGGTATCACTATGGAATCGAGTACGAAGAGAAACCTGACAAGTCGCAAACCAAATGGGTAGAAATTGGATTGGAGGCCGGAGCTGATATTATCATTGGAGGTCATCCACATGTCGTGCAAAAAATTGATCAGTTTCAAGAAGAAAAAAGTTGGGAAGATCGATTGGTTGCTTATTCCCTTGGTAACTTTTTGTCCGCTCAAAATAGAGAAAACACCGATGGTGGAATCATTTTATCTTTCGAATTAGAAATCAATTCACAGAATCAAAAACGAATTAAAAATGTAATTACGGAACCGGTTTGGGTTTATTCCCATGGTTATAAAATCATACCTATTTTAAAATACACTAGGAATGAAATTCCATTAAAACTTCCGAAACATTTAGAAAAGAGAATGTTTGGTTATGAAGCCCATCTAAAGAAAATTCCAGGTATCATATTTTAA
- a CDS encoding SDR family NAD(P)-dependent oxidoreductase has protein sequence MSLFDVKGKTILITGASRGIGKTLALGFRDAGAIVYGAGSRPESIEWMAKEGINGVVLDVRSEGAAYEIIGQIRAKHGKLDTLINNAGIATNTPASGFKEEELQNIVQTNYVGVFRNCQAYYKHHKKEGGNIINVASVLGMVGSKLASVYSGTKGAVITLSKALAIEWCNNGYRVNVICPGLIDTEMTDMIKDKEFIMKQVLAGIPMGRLGKPEELLGAAIYLASDSSSYMTGQCIVLDGGLTAQ, from the coding sequence ATGAGTTTATTTGATGTAAAAGGGAAAACAATTTTGATCACTGGCGCCAGCCGAGGTATTGGAAAAACTTTGGCTTTAGGATTTCGAGATGCTGGAGCCATTGTCTATGGTGCAGGTTCCAGACCAGAATCTATCGAATGGATGGCCAAAGAAGGAATCAATGGGGTAGTGCTTGATGTGCGAAGTGAAGGTGCGGCTTATGAAATCATTGGTCAAATCAGAGCAAAACATGGAAAACTCGATACGCTCATTAACAATGCAGGGATAGCAACAAACACTCCTGCTTCTGGATTTAAAGAAGAAGAATTACAAAATATAGTTCAAACTAACTATGTAGGTGTTTTTCGCAACTGCCAGGCCTATTACAAACACCATAAAAAAGAAGGTGGAAACATCATCAATGTAGCTTCTGTTCTGGGAATGGTAGGAAGTAAATTGGCTTCCGTTTATTCCGGCACAAAAGGTGCTGTCATCACTTTATCCAAAGCACTTGCCATCGAATGGTGTAATAATGGTTACCGAGTGAATGTCATTTGTCCAGGCCTTATTGATACTGAAATGACTGACATGATCAAAGACAAAGAATTTATTATGAAACAAGTGCTTGCTGGTATTCCTATGGGAAGACTTGGTAAACCAGAAGAATTACTAGGTGCAGCCATTTATTTGGCATCTGACTCTTCTTCCTATATGACAGGTCAGTGCATTGTTTTGGATGGGGGGCTCACAGCACAATAG
- the holA gene encoding DNA polymerase III subunit delta yields METKKSQAREFTSLFQLFKTQTSNLPQFFAYSGEDSYEFELIIDHYKDALSKSSGAYEIILIVSESGEQAKLFAELFTPDMFYPRKLIIVKQAAALFKPILDAKAAQEWKDFASGFRKNITSVSDEIFLIVHYDGKDIPQGLVQLFQGTLNYYKTKFLYPSDYPKVFKEVCDQEQVHFEPNAAEEFIHRIPANVGAYLKSVKKLKQYLHRSKFTIDDVNSVLFSQNELNTNVLVETLVQKRKVDFFKEFTKFGDQNSEILSFLTRLSYKLDEIRKIKVIRARHNGEVPIPIMDELLKTGSYSDARKNFVRRQLVSDSALFTDKTLDLFYDQVIEMNIKFKSGLRDEEGRNYFLQKIMHLFSLLQERSSK; encoded by the coding sequence ATGGAAACAAAAAAATCACAAGCGAGAGAATTTACCTCTCTTTTCCAACTCTTCAAAACCCAGACTAGTAACCTTCCGCAATTTTTTGCCTATTCGGGGGAAGATTCCTATGAATTTGAACTCATCATAGATCATTACAAAGACGCGCTTTCGAAATCATCGGGAGCCTATGAGATTATTTTGATCGTTTCTGAATCAGGGGAACAGGCAAAACTTTTTGCAGAACTATTTACTCCTGACATGTTTTATCCGAGAAAACTCATTATAGTTAAACAAGCAGCTGCACTTTTTAAACCCATACTTGATGCAAAAGCCGCACAAGAATGGAAAGACTTTGCTTCTGGATTTCGCAAAAACATAACCTCTGTTTCCGATGAAATTTTTCTTATTGTTCATTATGATGGAAAAGATATCCCACAAGGTTTGGTCCAACTCTTTCAAGGAACCCTAAACTATTACAAAACTAAGTTTTTATATCCAAGCGATTATCCCAAAGTTTTCAAAGAAGTTTGTGACCAAGAACAAGTACACTTTGAACCAAATGCTGCCGAAGAATTCATCCATCGCATTCCTGCCAATGTAGGTGCTTATCTAAAAAGTGTAAAAAAACTAAAACAGTACTTACACCGTTCAAAATTTACAATCGATGATGTGAATTCTGTTTTGTTTAGCCAAAATGAACTGAATACAAATGTACTTGTTGAAACTTTGGTACAAAAACGTAAGGTAGATTTTTTTAAAGAGTTCACAAAGTTTGGGGATCAAAACTCAGAGATTCTCAGTTTCTTAACCAGACTCAGTTACAAACTGGATGAGATTCGCAAAATCAAAGTCATACGGGCAAGGCATAATGGGGAAGTTCCGATTCCGATCATGGATGAACTTTTAAAAACAGGAAGTTATTCTGATGCGAGGAAAAATTTTGTTAGAAGGCAATTGGTTTCTGATTCTGCTTTATTTACAGATAAAACTTTAGATTTGTTTTATGACCAAGTGATTGAAATGAATATCAAATTTAAATCGGGTCTTCGTGACGAAGAAGGAAGGAATTATTTTTTGCAAAAAATTATGCACCTCTTTTCTTTACTTCAAGAAAGATCTTCCAAATGA
- a CDS encoding helix-turn-helix domain-containing protein — protein MSSKRSKQPFEWISSGSDIQKIRNQWIETSNSNLPMLIIGERGVGKSFWIQKSLEQRNILPNSIIRLDFSYTTSFAESLEKIKSSKQMVTLYLDHITKAKPEEVLLLQQWWKSEKYEEKSKVNLYWEIHSEEVEILNQKNVYSDFYDQLKSFRFELPNLKKRISELPLFVSQFLEEANTDLGKKITGIEEEFFVFFKNKTFTTNLSELRDMIFALVGFSTGKQLHWKQIPSHFFENQLSDLEVKPGISLETYEKEIIKANLIYTKGNREKAAKLLGISERNLYRKLHEYHLEDLS, from the coding sequence GTGTCATCAAAAAGAAGTAAACAGCCTTTTGAATGGATTTCTAGTGGATCTGACATTCAAAAGATTCGCAACCAATGGATCGAAACTTCTAATTCCAACTTACCGATGTTAATTATTGGTGAAAGAGGTGTAGGAAAAAGTTTTTGGATCCAAAAGAGTTTAGAACAAAGAAATATATTACCAAACTCTATCATTCGTTTGGATTTTTCATATACTACGTCATTCGCCGAATCTTTGGAAAAAATCAAATCATCAAAACAAATGGTTACTCTTTACCTTGACCATATCACAAAAGCAAAGCCGGAAGAAGTGTTGTTATTACAACAATGGTGGAAATCGGAAAAATATGAAGAAAAGTCAAAAGTAAATTTATATTGGGAAATTCATTCTGAAGAAGTAGAAATTTTGAACCAAAAGAATGTGTATTCTGACTTCTATGATCAGTTAAAGTCTTTTCGGTTTGAACTTCCCAATCTGAAAAAAAGAATTTCTGAATTACCCTTATTTGTTTCTCAATTTTTAGAAGAAGCAAACACAGATCTCGGTAAAAAAATAACAGGAATAGAAGAGGAGTTTTTTGTTTTCTTTAAAAACAAAACGTTTACAACGAATCTTTCTGAATTACGAGATATGATCTTTGCACTTGTTGGATTTTCAACAGGTAAACAATTGCATTGGAAACAAATTCCTTCCCATTTTTTTGAAAATCAATTGTCTGATTTAGAGGTAAAACCAGGGATCAGTTTGGAAACTTATGAAAAGGAAATCATCAAAGCCAATTTGATTTATACAAAAGGGAATAGAGAAAAAGCTGCCAAATTACTCGGAATTTCTGAAAGAAATTTATATCGTAAATTACATGAATATCATTTGGAAGATCTTTCTTGA
- a CDS encoding LIC10012 family protein: MSRRPLRIPHIVLLIFIAFFPNFIHGKEISILPAYISGEVPQVLGTRREAGFELSRLSRHYLKRNFFTEVTDPKLIENYLNESEWNEDNELKDQDLYSFCNEWDSHFVVQDQIDFGNPILVKTVIFNCKNQSRQTIQSKLISNFVLAYEKHNDKSFRFLPPRFYEKKNKVAPNYEINVFIDINSSYAYYKKDILKSLTSMYDQDGLFLGVTLVKKEKIITIPPTKDHIEIKKLMEETGWQGNNQAESILSALQGLKSKVSSGKKESRKLFLLLSSAVKDKSGSIIMALNDLRHMEIEPVLLIPNHSELSTIRELQRIGKASNSRVVGITEYQKIGTSEGYEYLYLNQFNVYSSMEELPMPFNWNQNQIKKYDASLVRAAVDVVTPYNLYLAYEKISDKRVLEKEEIKTDLEYILRTESNSDQTEKDRFQTVLVESKGEAIWIQLPYDVAVNKGKEYLIQTTFVLDPLSTWGVKNAPAETNLLKINSTYPKTLLVKPSQAKKFLDTNKIREFNGYLQGTVSVIKKK, encoded by the coding sequence ATGTCTCGCCGACCCCTCCGAATTCCCCATATAGTGCTTTTGATTTTTATTGCATTCTTTCCAAATTTTATTCACGGGAAAGAAATTTCTATCTTACCTGCTTATATTTCAGGAGAAGTTCCGCAAGTACTTGGCACAAGGAGGGAAGCTGGTTTTGAATTGTCCCGTCTTTCACGACACTATTTAAAACGAAATTTTTTTACTGAAGTAACAGATCCTAAGCTAATAGAAAATTATCTGAATGAATCGGAATGGAACGAAGATAACGAACTTAAAGATCAAGATTTATATTCATTTTGTAATGAATGGGATTCTCATTTTGTGGTCCAAGATCAGATTGATTTTGGAAATCCAATTTTAGTTAAGACAGTTATTTTTAATTGTAAAAATCAATCTAGACAGACCATCCAATCTAAACTGATTTCAAACTTTGTATTAGCTTATGAAAAACATAACGATAAAAGTTTTCGATTTTTACCTCCTCGTTTTTACGAAAAGAAAAACAAAGTTGCGCCTAATTATGAGATAAATGTTTTTATTGATATAAATTCTTCATATGCATATTACAAAAAAGATATCTTAAAAAGTTTAACTTCTATGTACGATCAAGACGGATTGTTTTTGGGAGTGACCTTAGTAAAAAAAGAAAAAATAATAACAATCCCACCTACAAAAGATCATATTGAAATTAAAAAATTGATGGAAGAAACGGGATGGCAAGGAAATAACCAAGCTGAGTCAATTCTTTCAGCCTTACAAGGATTAAAGTCAAAAGTTTCTTCTGGTAAAAAAGAATCTAGAAAATTGTTTTTATTACTTTCCTCCGCTGTAAAAGACAAATCAGGTTCTATTATTATGGCATTGAATGACTTGCGACATATGGAGATTGAACCAGTTCTATTAATTCCAAATCACTCGGAATTAAGCACGATTCGAGAATTACAAAGAATTGGTAAGGCAAGTAATAGCCGTGTTGTTGGAATTACGGAATACCAGAAAATAGGAACATCGGAAGGTTATGAATACCTTTATTTAAATCAATTCAATGTGTATTCTTCGATGGAAGAATTGCCAATGCCATTTAATTGGAACCAAAACCAAATCAAAAAATATGATGCTTCACTCGTCCGCGCGGCAGTTGACGTGGTCACTCCTTATAATCTTTATTTGGCATATGAAAAAATTTCAGATAAACGTGTTTTGGAAAAAGAAGAAATCAAAACTGATTTGGAATATATTCTGCGAACGGAATCAAATTCTGACCAAACAGAAAAAGATAGATTTCAAACAGTTCTTGTGGAATCAAAAGGAGAAGCCATTTGGATTCAGCTACCTTATGATGTTGCTGTGAATAAAGGAAAAGAGTATTTGATCCAAACTACATTTGTTTTGGATCCTCTTTCCACATGGGGCGTAAAAAATGCACCAGCAGAAACCAATTTATTAAAAATCAATTCAACATATCCAAAGACTCTTTTGGTAAAACCATCCCAGGCAAAAAAGTTTTTAGATACAAATAAAATCAGAGAGTTTAATGGATATCTTCAAGGGACAGTGAGTGTCATCAAAAAGAAGTAA